One stretch of Eggerthella lenta DSM 2243 DNA includes these proteins:
- a CDS encoding bifunctional metallophosphatase/5'-nucleotidase gives MTHLPAPHRITRRSFCTLSAVALASLALPARRAFGDEAATAATATQPGAIVIVHTNDVHCAVDDNLGYAKLVNYAKTMRSTYGADNVTLVDAGDAVQGKAMGTLTDGEYLVDIMNECGYDFAIPGNHEFDYGMAQFNTLVARANAKYLSCNFTDLRTGNLMFDAYAMREYGTGADTKKVAFLGICTPESLTKSSPAHFQEGGTYRYGFCEDDSGAKLYDAVQRAVDQARADGADYVVALAHLGQGGVTPRWTSAAVAANTSGIDVIIDGHSHELYVQTPLNKNGQPVLVTQTGTQLVGIGQVVINPATGTIAAYASDGTETVTASTTNGTASIIKAWDGVDADTAACIAGLQADLAKITGRVIGRSDVRLVALEDDDYTWAVRAHETNLGDFVADAYLALAWHGGIMADIGLVNGGGIRANIEPGDVTYGNLIDVQPFNNQLAYVDTLGQNILDALEVGASKLPEPSGGLQHAAGLTYTVRTDIPSSVQMPGGKFGGVAGEYRVRNVLVNGEPLDVNRRYKLVSHTFLLVDGGDGLTMFMNDEAVLLDLDNKALIEYIQYDLKGTIGGEYADPDGQGRIVIKGGSDPEPTPLPTPEPTDEPVEEPAAPGGKPLASTGDPFGVAVVGAAAVATVAGAVAVSAGASARR, from the coding sequence ATGACGCACCTGCCCGCTCCCCATCGGATAACCCGCCGATCGTTCTGCACGCTGTCCGCCGTTGCGCTGGCCTCGCTCGCGCTTCCCGCCCGCCGCGCGTTCGGCGATGAAGCGGCAACCGCCGCCACTGCGACGCAGCCCGGCGCCATCGTCATCGTGCACACGAACGACGTGCACTGCGCCGTGGACGACAACCTGGGATACGCGAAGCTCGTCAACTACGCAAAAACCATGCGCTCGACCTACGGCGCGGACAACGTGACGCTTGTGGACGCGGGCGATGCCGTGCAGGGCAAGGCCATGGGCACGCTGACCGACGGCGAGTACCTCGTCGACATCATGAACGAGTGCGGCTACGACTTCGCCATCCCCGGCAACCACGAGTTCGACTACGGGATGGCCCAGTTCAACACGCTAGTCGCCCGCGCGAACGCGAAGTACCTGTCCTGCAACTTCACCGACCTGCGCACGGGCAACCTCATGTTCGACGCGTACGCCATGCGCGAATACGGCACGGGCGCCGACACTAAAAAGGTCGCGTTCCTGGGCATCTGCACGCCCGAGTCGCTGACGAAGTCCTCCCCCGCCCACTTCCAGGAAGGCGGAACCTACCGTTACGGCTTTTGCGAGGACGACTCCGGCGCGAAGCTGTACGACGCCGTGCAGCGCGCCGTCGACCAAGCGCGCGCCGACGGTGCCGACTACGTGGTGGCGCTGGCGCACCTGGGCCAAGGCGGCGTGACCCCGCGCTGGACCAGCGCGGCCGTGGCGGCGAACACGAGCGGCATCGACGTGATCATCGACGGCCATTCGCACGAGCTGTACGTTCAGACCCCGCTCAACAAGAACGGCCAACCGGTGCTGGTCACGCAGACGGGCACCCAGCTGGTGGGCATCGGCCAGGTGGTCATCAACCCCGCGACCGGAACCATCGCCGCCTACGCGTCGGACGGCACCGAAACCGTCACCGCATCCACGACGAACGGCACCGCCAGCATCATCAAGGCTTGGGACGGCGTCGATGCCGACACGGCCGCCTGCATCGCAGGGCTGCAAGCGGATCTCGCGAAGATCACCGGGCGCGTCATCGGGCGCTCGGACGTGCGCTTGGTCGCCCTCGAGGACGACGACTACACCTGGGCCGTTCGCGCGCACGAGACGAACCTCGGCGACTTCGTGGCCGATGCGTACCTCGCGCTGGCATGGCATGGCGGCATCATGGCCGATATCGGACTCGTGAACGGCGGCGGCATCCGCGCGAACATCGAGCCGGGCGACGTGACGTACGGCAACCTCATCGACGTGCAACCGTTCAACAACCAGCTGGCCTACGTGGACACCCTCGGCCAGAACATCCTCGACGCCCTCGAAGTGGGCGCGTCGAAGCTGCCCGAGCCCAGCGGAGGATTGCAGCATGCGGCGGGCCTCACGTACACCGTGCGCACGGACATTCCGTCGTCGGTGCAGATGCCGGGCGGCAAATTCGGCGGCGTGGCGGGCGAGTACCGCGTCCGCAACGTGCTGGTGAACGGCGAGCCCCTCGACGTGAACCGGCGCTACAAGCTGGTGTCGCACACGTTCCTGCTGGTGGACGGTGGCGACGGCCTCACCATGTTCATGAACGACGAAGCCGTGCTGCTGGATTTGGACAACAAGGCGCTCATCGAGTACATCCAGTACGATTTGAAGGGAACGATCGGCGGCGAATACGCCGATCCGGACGGCCAAGGGCGCATCGTGATCAAGGGCGGGTCCGACCCCGAGCCTACGCCGCTACCCACGCCCGAGCCGACCGACGAGCCCGTCGAGGAGCCCGCCGCCCCCGGCGGCAAGCCGCTGGCGAGCACCGGCGATCCCTTCGGCGTCGCAGTCGTTGGAGCCGCCGCGGTCGCCACAGTCGCAGGAGCCGTCGCCGTAAGCGCCGGCGCAAGCGCGCGCCGCTAG
- a CDS encoding MerR family transcriptional regulator, with protein MDQPRTYTTSRIASAVGIHPNTVRLYERIGFITAPERLANGYRVFTDLHLLQVRLVRAALNVELVQNGLRREVLAIVETMASQRYDEAISLARQRIDHLRRERCAAEDALRHVRDLLSRSDGSARAERLMLTRKEAADQLDTTIDALRNWEMNGLLQVKRKQNGYRVYSAADLDRLAIIRALRAANYSLAAILRLLDALDRDATADIGHVLDHPDPDDDILSVCDRLLTSLDAAERNAFEMIELLERMKKLA; from the coding sequence ATGGACCAGCCTCGCACTTACACCACCTCGCGCATCGCGAGCGCCGTCGGCATCCACCCGAACACGGTGCGCCTCTACGAGCGCATCGGGTTCATCACCGCGCCCGAGCGCCTTGCGAACGGCTATCGCGTGTTCACGGACCTGCATCTGCTGCAGGTGCGGCTCGTGCGCGCTGCGCTCAACGTCGAGCTGGTGCAGAACGGTCTGCGCCGGGAGGTGCTCGCCATCGTCGAAACGATGGCGAGCCAGCGCTACGACGAGGCGATCTCGCTGGCTCGGCAGCGTATCGACCACCTGCGGCGCGAGCGTTGTGCCGCCGAGGATGCCCTGCGCCACGTGCGCGATCTGCTCTCGCGCTCTGACGGTTCCGCACGCGCCGAACGGCTTATGCTGACGCGCAAGGAGGCGGCTGACCAGCTGGACACCACCATCGATGCGCTGCGCAATTGGGAGATGAACGGCCTGTTGCAGGTCAAGCGCAAGCAGAACGGCTATCGCGTGTACAGCGCCGCCGACCTCGACCGCCTGGCCATCATCCGCGCGCTGCGTGCCGCGAACTATTCGCTGGCCGCCATCCTGCGGCTGCTCGACGCGCTTGACCGCGATGCGACCGCCGACATCGGACACGTGCTGGACCATCCCGATCCCGACGATGACATCCTGTCGGTATGCGATCGTTTGCTGACGTCGCTCGATGCGGCGGAGCGCAACGCCTTCGAGATGATCGAGCTGCTCGAGCGCATGAAAAAACTCGCCTGA
- a CDS encoding ABC transporter ATP-binding protein, protein MNDVVHVRDLVKTYGGVPAVDGIGFDVAIGETFGLLGANGAGKTTTLECLLGVSCPDAGSVTILGLDPRTRRKELFQRVGVQFQEARYQDKITVDELCRATRALYREADDPAKLLARFSLTEVRKQAVESLSGGQRQRLFVVLALIPRPEVVFLDELTTGLDVKARRDVWNLLDEMRQQGMTIVLTSHFMDEVEALCDRVIILRKGRIVFEGTVAEAVASGPFASFEDAYLAYAEPAEHAESVEAAEPAATAHFSEGGAHESL, encoded by the coding sequence ATGAACGACGTTGTACACGTACGTGATCTGGTGAAAACGTACGGAGGCGTGCCTGCGGTGGACGGGATCGGCTTCGACGTGGCCATCGGCGAGACGTTCGGGCTGCTGGGTGCGAACGGAGCGGGGAAGACCACGACGCTGGAATGCCTGCTGGGCGTGAGTTGCCCCGACGCGGGGAGCGTCACGATCTTGGGCTTGGATCCGCGAACCCGGCGCAAGGAGCTGTTCCAGCGGGTGGGCGTGCAGTTCCAAGAAGCGCGCTACCAGGACAAGATTACGGTGGACGAGCTGTGCCGCGCAACGCGCGCGCTGTATCGCGAAGCCGACGACCCGGCGAAGCTGCTCGCGCGATTCAGCCTGACCGAGGTGCGCAAGCAAGCCGTCGAGTCGCTGTCGGGCGGCCAGCGCCAGCGCCTGTTCGTGGTGCTGGCGCTCATCCCGCGTCCTGAGGTGGTGTTTCTCGACGAGCTGACCACGGGGCTGGACGTGAAAGCCCGCCGCGACGTGTGGAATCTGTTGGACGAGATGCGCCAGCAGGGTATGACCATCGTGTTGACCAGCCACTTCATGGATGAGGTGGAAGCGCTGTGCGATCGCGTCATCATTCTGCGCAAGGGGCGCATCGTCTTCGAAGGCACCGTTGCCGAAGCTGTGGCGTCCGGTCCGTTCGCCAGCTTCGAGGACGCGTACCTTGCGTACGCGGAACCTGCCGAACACGCTGAGTCCGTGGAAGCTGCCGAGCCTGCCGCAACCGCCCATTTCTCCGAGGGAGGCGCCCATGAAAGCCTTTAG
- a CDS encoding ABC transporter permease, whose amino-acid sequence MKAFSTLFRVEFRLSLRDMNMPIFAVIMPVVVMLVVGMMFGDQPAYEGASYTFVAQSVGAVSAIGICAGGAMGLPLVVSNYRHRKILKRYFVTPVSVHTILAVQVAIYTVYALISAVLVFGVAALFFGYAFTGSWPAFVGSYVLVLAAMLALGMMVGGLAPNEKVAGVLASLLYFPMLLLSGTTLPYEMMPTAVQRGADLLPLTQGVKLLKATSLGLPVDQAVVPVAIMAVWAAVCTVIAVRFFKWE is encoded by the coding sequence ATGAAAGCCTTTAGCACCCTGTTCCGAGTCGAGTTCCGCCTGTCGCTGCGCGACATGAACATGCCCATCTTCGCCGTGATCATGCCTGTGGTGGTGATGTTGGTCGTCGGCATGATGTTCGGCGATCAGCCTGCCTACGAGGGCGCGAGCTACACGTTCGTGGCGCAATCGGTGGGCGCGGTGTCTGCCATCGGCATCTGCGCCGGCGGCGCGATGGGCCTGCCGCTCGTGGTGTCGAACTACCGGCACCGCAAGATTCTCAAGCGCTACTTCGTGACGCCCGTCAGCGTGCACACCATTCTGGCGGTGCAGGTGGCCATCTACACCGTGTACGCGCTGATCTCGGCCGTGCTCGTGTTCGGGGTGGCGGCGCTGTTCTTCGGCTACGCGTTCACCGGGTCGTGGCCGGCGTTCGTCGGGTCGTACGTGTTGGTGCTGGCGGCTATGCTGGCGCTCGGCATGATGGTGGGCGGCCTCGCGCCGAACGAGAAAGTCGCGGGCGTGCTGGCAAGCCTCCTGTACTTCCCCATGCTGCTGCTGTCGGGGACGACGCTGCCCTACGAGATGATGCCCACGGCCGTGCAGCGCGGGGCCGACCTGCTGCCGCTCACCCAGGGCGTGAAGCTGCTGAAAGCCACGTCGCTCGGACTGCCCGTCGACCAGGCCGTCGTGCCGGTGGCGATCATGGCGGTGTGGGCCGCGGTATGCACCGTGATCGCCGTGCGTTTCTTCAAGTGGGAGTAG
- a CDS encoding gamma carbonic anhydrase family protein: protein MLVEFKGMFPDVEKAAFIAPNAAICGDVAMDEGSSVWFSAVIRGEVAPIRIGKNSNVQDNAMLHSDYDCPVTLGDRVSVGHNAIVHGATIEDDVTVGMHATVMNGAVIGAGSMVAAGALVKERSVIPPCSLVVGVPGKVIRTLDAQTVARNIEHSQEAYIADAQEYARARMVG from the coding sequence ATGCTCGTTGAATTCAAGGGGATGTTCCCCGACGTGGAGAAAGCCGCGTTCATCGCGCCGAATGCGGCGATCTGCGGCGACGTGGCGATGGACGAGGGCAGCTCGGTGTGGTTCAGCGCCGTCATCCGCGGCGAAGTGGCGCCCATCCGCATTGGCAAGAACAGCAACGTGCAGGACAACGCCATGCTGCACAGCGACTACGACTGCCCCGTCACGCTGGGCGATCGCGTGTCGGTGGGCCACAATGCCATCGTGCACGGCGCCACCATCGAGGACGATGTGACCGTGGGCATGCACGCCACCGTGATGAACGGCGCCGTGATCGGTGCGGGATCGATGGTCGCGGCCGGCGCGCTGGTGAAGGAGCGCTCCGTGATCCCGCCGTGCTCGCTGGTCGTGGGCGTGCCCGGCAAGGTGATCCGCACGCTCGACGCCCAGACGGTGGCCCGCAACATCGAGCACTCCCAAGAAGCCTACATAGCCGACGCCCAAGAATACGCCCGCGCCCGCATGGTGGGGTAG
- a CDS encoding glucose 1-dehydrogenase, with translation MYDDLKGKTVVVTGSSKGLGAAMARRFGAEGMNVVANYRSDEEGARETVRAIEEAGGAAAAVQADVSKNECVDALFDAAMFSFGGVDIWVNNAGIEVASPSDRKSIEEWQRVIDVNLTGVFAGCRRAIDHFLDRKMPGVIINLSSVHEIIPWPHFADYAASKAGVGMLTKTLALEYADRGIRVNAIAPGAMNTPINAEKFADPEARAATERLIPMGYVGAPEDVAAAAAWLASDQASYVTGTTLFVDGGMTLYPGFQFGQG, from the coding sequence ATGTACGACGATCTCAAGGGCAAGACGGTGGTGGTGACGGGCAGCTCGAAGGGGCTGGGCGCCGCCATGGCGCGGCGCTTCGGCGCCGAGGGCATGAACGTGGTGGCGAACTACCGCTCCGACGAAGAGGGCGCGCGCGAAACGGTGCGAGCCATCGAGGAAGCGGGCGGAGCGGCGGCCGCGGTGCAGGCCGACGTGAGCAAGAACGAGTGCGTGGACGCCCTGTTCGACGCTGCGATGTTCTCGTTCGGCGGCGTGGACATCTGGGTGAACAACGCGGGCATCGAGGTGGCTTCGCCGTCCGATCGGAAGTCCATCGAGGAATGGCAGCGCGTCATCGACGTGAACCTGACCGGCGTGTTCGCGGGCTGCCGCCGCGCCATCGATCACTTTCTGGATCGCAAGATGCCCGGCGTCATCATCAACCTGTCGTCGGTGCACGAGATCATTCCGTGGCCGCATTTCGCCGACTATGCGGCCAGCAAGGCAGGAGTCGGCATGCTGACGAAGACGCTGGCGCTCGAGTACGCCGACCGCGGCATCCGCGTGAACGCCATCGCGCCCGGAGCCATGAACACGCCCATCAACGCGGAGAAGTTCGCCGATCCCGAAGCGCGCGCCGCAACCGAACGGCTCATCCCGATGGGGTACGTGGGCGCCCCCGAAGACGTGGCCGCCGCCGCGGCCTGGCTCGCGTCCGACCAGGCCAGCTACGTGACCGGCACCACCCTGTTCGTCGACGGCGGCATGACGCTGTACCCCGGCTTCCAGTTCGGGCAGGGCTAG
- a CDS encoding type II toxin-antitoxin system YafQ family toxin has protein sequence MYRSINSPAFERDVKKCMKKHWDMGSFKAAISAILHSDEEPIPLKYNDHALSGNLQGKRELHVKGRTSDWLIMYEIVDGVVGFARTGGHDDLF, from the coding sequence ATGTATCGCTCCATCAACTCCCCGGCATTCGAGCGCGATGTCAAAAAATGCATGAAGAAGCACTGGGACATGGGGTCTTTCAAGGCGGCTATATCCGCCATTCTTCATTCCGACGAGGAACCCATACCTTTGAAATACAACGACCACGCTTTAAGCGGCAACCTCCAAGGAAAACGAGAGCTTCACGTCAAAGGACGAACCAGTGACTGGTTGATCATGTACGAGATAGTCGATGGCGTGGTCGGCTTCGCGCGAACCGGCGGTCACGACGACCTCTTCTGA
- a CDS encoding prevent-host-death family protein, with the protein MSITNTVSVSEARANFTKIGRQVSETRKSVTVFKGSTPYLVISPAPLAKEPNEETLEAFRELEEIRKDPSHRTHEDADELFAALGI; encoded by the coding sequence ATGTCCATCACAAATACCGTGAGCGTATCGGAAGCTCGAGCGAACTTCACCAAAATTGGCCGCCAAGTAAGCGAAACGCGCAAGTCGGTCACCGTTTTCAAGGGTTCAACGCCCTATTTGGTCATAAGCCCCGCCCCTCTTGCCAAGGAGCCCAACGAGGAAACCCTCGAAGCGTTCCGAGAGTTGGAGGAGATAAGAAAAGATCCCTCGCACAGGACGCACGAAGACGCAGATGAGCTCTTCGCTGCCTTAGGGATATAA
- a CDS encoding acyl-CoA dehydratase activase: protein MTEARETHTTANASEGRPVPSGRTDCYLGIDIGSISTKGVIIDADRRIIARTYLWTEGNPADAARRVVADLGSQVDRDAVRVRAVGTTGSARRLVGAMCGATVVKNEITAHAVGTTFLHPDVRTILEIGGQDSKIICVESGIAVDYAMNTLCAAGTGAFLSSQAHRLGVEVEEFGDIALTSKKPANIAARCTVFAESDLVHKIQVGYAREDIIAGLCRAVATNYLNNVGKGKQIAAPVVFQGGVSKNAGVVQAFRDELGMDVVVDEDGHLMGAFGVALLAAEAAPRAGEPGDGEAFDFDALRTFEFVTREVECQKCANHCEIICVYRDGKIIDSWGNRCDKGAVKAG from the coding sequence ATGACCGAAGCAAGGGAAACTCACACGACCGCCAACGCCAGCGAGGGACGCCCCGTCCCGTCAGGGCGAACGGACTGCTACCTCGGCATCGACATCGGGTCGATTTCCACGAAGGGCGTGATCATCGACGCCGACCGGCGCATCATCGCGCGCACGTACCTGTGGACCGAGGGCAACCCGGCCGATGCCGCGCGCCGCGTGGTGGCCGACCTGGGCTCGCAGGTGGATCGCGACGCGGTGCGCGTGCGCGCCGTGGGCACCACCGGCAGCGCGCGGCGGCTGGTGGGCGCCATGTGCGGCGCCACCGTGGTGAAGAACGAGATCACGGCGCACGCGGTGGGCACGACGTTTTTGCATCCCGACGTGCGCACCATCCTGGAGATCGGCGGCCAGGACTCGAAAATCATCTGCGTGGAGAGCGGCATCGCCGTGGACTACGCCATGAACACGCTGTGCGCGGCGGGCACGGGCGCATTCCTGTCGAGCCAGGCGCATCGGCTGGGCGTGGAGGTGGAAGAGTTCGGCGACATCGCGCTGACCTCGAAGAAGCCCGCGAACATCGCGGCGCGTTGCACCGTGTTCGCCGAGAGCGACCTCGTACATAAGATCCAGGTGGGCTACGCGCGCGAGGACATCATCGCCGGCCTGTGCCGCGCGGTGGCCACGAACTACCTGAACAACGTGGGCAAAGGCAAGCAGATCGCCGCGCCCGTGGTGTTCCAGGGCGGCGTGAGCAAGAACGCCGGCGTGGTGCAGGCGTTCCGCGACGAGCTGGGCATGGACGTGGTCGTGGACGAGGACGGCCACCTCATGGGCGCGTTCGGCGTGGCGCTGCTGGCCGCCGAGGCCGCTCCGCGCGCCGGGGAGCCCGGCGACGGCGAGGCGTTCGACTTCGACGCGTTGCGCACGTTCGAGTTCGTCACCCGCGAGGTGGAGTGCCAGAAGTGCGCGAACCACTGCGAGATCATCTGCGTCTACCGCGACGGGAAGATCATCGACTCCTGGGGCAACCGCTGTGACAAAGGCGCCGTGAAGGCCGGGTAA